From Theileria orientalis strain Shintoku DNA, chromosome 4, complete genome, the proteins below share one genomic window:
- a CDS encoding uncharacterized protein (WD40 repeat-like domain containing protein), whose amino-acid sequence MANMYNRVLKISNYDTAIPFLPYDLVVRSYMAWKFGNNIPFDEEPSKVRNKDHNIDCIRYFYPSPDSFKIRSKVRSLCYNSYGNRLYVSTRDCVYFYNTQWLGLEHTLSVRSTMLLAHPKSPDVFALLVQGSSSSRPSVKIYELRARQSKSHRHDLINLCTITSAFAENWYTGCWSQDGRYIALVDKDDVLQVVDLQDGYKDNELREEDSLRLDCEAYGIIYTTDYLVVHRVDGLIVFYKFDLEKCYVERAHSHIVTASAFDHNFNFLATGGSDHVVNVFEVDPEIVCVGSFPRLEGQVSSLAFSNDGIFLAWGTKDSAPNPIDDMISIQSSLDQNTQGFHDGEEANSPEFFLTVAGIDPYEIYYQHSTPCSVAHVAFAPNKQVLAYALDYETFPKGGNNTHTNLIGFLYL is encoded by the exons ATGgcaaatatgtataataggGTGCTAAAAATTTCTAATTACGATACAGCTATTCCGTTTTTGCCATACGACTTGGTTGTTAGGAGTTATATGGCATGGAAGTTCGGAAACAACATTCCGTTTGATGAAGAACCTTCAAAAGTTAGGAATAAAGATCATAATATAGACTGTATTCGCTACTTTTACCCCTCTCCCGACTCCTTCAAAATTAGGAGTAAAGTAAGGAGCCTTTGTTACAATTCATACGGAAATCGCTTGTATGTTTCCACTAGGgattgtgtatatttttataatacacagtGGCTGGGTTTGGAACACACTCTGTCGGTTAGGAGTACGATGTTGTTGGCACACCCTAAATCTCCAGATGTGTTCGCTCTGCTCGTTCAG GGTTCTTCTAGCAGTAGACCTTCcgttaaaatttatgagTTGAGAGCAAGGCAATCAAAGAGCCACAGGCACGACTTGATAAACCTTTGTACCATAACAAGCGCCTTTGCAGAAAACTGGTATACTGGCTGTTGGTCTCAGGATGGCAGATACATTGCGCTGGTGGACAAGGATGACGTTTTGCAGGTTGTTGATCTCCAGGATGGGTACAAGGACAACGAGCTCAGGGAGGAGGATTCCCTAAGGCTGGATTGCGAGGCTTATGGgataatatacacaacCGATTACTTGGTTGTACACAGGGTTGATGGACTTATAGTATTCTACAAGTTTGACCTGGAAAAGTGCTATGTTGAAAGGGCGCACTCGCACATAGTCACGGCCTCAGCCTTTGATCACAACTTCAACTTCCTAGCCACCGGGGGGAGCGATCACGTCGTGAACGTCTTCGAAGTTGATCCGGAAATTGTATGTGTAGGCAGCTTCCCAAGGCTTGAAGGACAAGTGTCAAGCTTGGCGTTCTCTAACGACGGAATTTTCCTGGCTTGGGGAACAAAAGACTCTGCCCCGAATCCCATTGATGACATGATTAGCATACAGTCCTCTCTGGATCAGAATACGCAGGGCTTTCACGACGGTGAAGAGGCGAATTCTCCGGAGTTCTTTCTCACGGTCGCAGGCATCGATCCCTATGAGATTTATTACCAGCACAGCACACCTTGTTCAGTTGCCCACGTGGCTTTTGCCCCGAACAAACAGGTTTTGGCATATGCTTTGGATTACGAAACATTCCCCAAGGGGGGC
- a CDS encoding RING-box protein 1a produces MDVKADTQDRPKFKVKKWSAVAVWSWQISVDNCAICRNHIMDLCIECQATNTQDSQTITDDEGCTISWGACGHAFHLHCISRWLKTRHVCPLDNTQWDFRISET; encoded by the exons atGGATGTAAAAGCTGATACACAGGATAGACCAAAATTTAAGGTTAAAAAATGGTCGGCTGTCGCAGTGTGGTCTTGGCAAATCTCAGTAGATAATTGCGCTATATGTAGAAATCATATCATGGATTTATGTATAGAATGCCAG GCGACAAATACTCAAGATTCTCAAACAATTACGGATGACGAGGGATGTACAATTAGTTGGGGAGCTTGTGGTCACGCTTTTCACCTCCATTGCATTTCGAGATGGCTAAAAACAAGACATGTGTGTCCGTTGGATAATACACAGTGGGATTTCAGAATTAGTGAAACATAA